A genomic stretch from Desulfolutivibrio sulfodismutans DSM 3696 includes:
- a CDS encoding AI-2E family transporter: protein MPFDIVQFIRTNKMIFIWVLFFALVYVARSYGLFGLLFITFILCFTFNNVIHWLCSRTRIHRVVWTIAVYLIFLAVIVTILSFVLPKLVFETRSFVQKLPEMMDKLSQFLDKTAVQSPDMAVPVVRIKKFLSVENIAGTDLEGLFNVVVGWFNQVTSYVSYFLLGTLFSFLILLDFPALRRQTAALRTSRLKDFYEIMAESVAQFAMTVGTAFQAQMLIALANTMMTAVGLWVLGIHPIVLLCTVVFFCGLIPVLGVFISSAPILLVAFNSGGPTLVFWALVMVVLVHLFEAYVLNPRIISVVFKISPLLILIIVYLGHVFFGLWGMLLGVPVSVFIYRHFIVGAGAVAADGALEKSTEC, encoded by the coding sequence ATGCCCTTCGACATTGTCCAGTTCATCCGAACCAACAAGATGATCTTCATCTGGGTTCTTTTTTTCGCCCTGGTCTATGTGGCCCGGTCCTATGGCCTGTTCGGGCTGCTTTTTATCACGTTTATCCTGTGCTTCACCTTCAACAACGTCATCCATTGGCTGTGCTCCCGGACCCGGATACACCGCGTGGTCTGGACCATCGCCGTCTATCTGATTTTTTTGGCCGTGATCGTCACCATCCTGTCGTTCGTGTTGCCGAAGCTGGTCTTCGAGACCCGGTCCTTTGTGCAAAAGCTCCCGGAAATGATGGACAAACTGTCCCAGTTCCTGGACAAGACCGCCGTGCAGTCGCCGGACATGGCCGTGCCCGTGGTGCGCATCAAAAAATTTTTGTCCGTGGAAAACATCGCTGGCACGGACCTGGAAGGACTGTTCAACGTGGTGGTGGGCTGGTTCAACCAGGTCACCAGCTATGTGTCCTATTTCCTTCTGGGCACCCTGTTCAGCTTCCTCATCCTGCTCGACTTTCCCGCCCTGCGCCGCCAGACGGCGGCCCTGCGCACCTCCCGGCTCAAGGATTTCTACGAGATCATGGCCGAGAGCGTGGCCCAGTTCGCCATGACCGTGGGCACGGCCTTCCAGGCCCAGATGCTCATCGCCCTGGCCAACACCATGATGACCGCAGTGGGGCTGTGGGTGCTGGGCATCCATCCCATCGTGCTGCTGTGCACGGTGGTCTTTTTTTGCGGCCTGATCCCGGTCCTGGGGGTGTTCATCTCCTCGGCGCCCATCCTGCTCGTGGCGTTCAACTCCGGCGGCCCGACGCTTGTTTTTTGGGCGCTGGTCATGGTCGTGCTGGTGCATCTTTTCGAGGCCTACGTCCTCAATCCCCGGATCATCTCCGTGGTGTTCAAGATCAGCCCGCTTTTGATCCTGATCATCGTCTATCTCGGCCATGTCTTTTTCGGATTGTGGGGCATGCTCTTAGGCGTGCCCGTGTCGGTCTTCATCTACCGCCACTTCATCGTGGGGGCCGGGGCCGTTGCGGCAGACGGCGCCCTGGAAAAATCCACGGAGTGCTGA
- a CDS encoding endonuclease, whose translation MKIIRIFMILSALCAVSWAESPRDPISSFDAAKQIAREKIYMDHMKTLYCDCSYERAGRSGGRIHNEECGYVCKSDRKRGSRLEWEHIVPAYYFGHMKECWTSGNVNCVKHGRTYKGRKCCSKVDALFKAIEADLHNLAPSIGELNNNRSNHPYGIVDGEERVYGQCDFEIRDGFAEPRPAIRGDVARVWLYMAETYGIALEDSQKTMFLEWAAADPPDAWERTRDDRIFQVQGNRNHYISAQ comes from the coding sequence ATGAAAATCATTCGAATTTTTATGATCTTAAGTGCATTGTGTGCTGTTTCCTGGGCCGAGTCTCCGAGGGATCCGATTTCATCGTTCGATGCAGCGAAACAGATTGCACGCGAGAAGATTTATATGGATCACATGAAGACGCTCTATTGTGATTGCAGTTATGAAAGGGCTGGTCGTTCCGGTGGAAGAATTCATAATGAAGAGTGTGGATATGTGTGTAAAAGTGACAGGAAGCGCGGGTCGAGACTTGAATGGGAACATATTGTACCTGCATACTATTTTGGACACATGAAAGAATGTTGGACAAGTGGAAATGTTAATTGTGTTAAACATGGAAGGACATACAAAGGAAGAAAATGCTGTTCAAAAGTTGATGCCTTATTTAAGGCAATTGAAGCTGATTTACATAATCTGGCTCCAAGTATTGGAGAGCTTAATAATAATAGGTCAAATCATCCGTATGGAATTGTCGATGGTGAGGAACGAGTCTATGGTCAATGTGACTTTGAAATAAGGGATGGATTTGCGGAACCAAGGCCTGCGATACGCGGAGATGTGGCGAGGGTATGGCTTTACATGGCCGAGACGTATGGGATTGCGTTGGAGGATTCGCAGAAAACAATGTTTCTGGAATGGGCTGCCGCCGACCCCCCCGATGCATGGGAAAGGACGCGGGATGATCGCATATTCCAGGTGCAGGGGAATCGGAACCATTACATCTCTGCTCAGTGA
- the nikR gene encoding nickel-responsive transcriptional regulator NikR encodes MGKTIRFGVSLNSELLEKFDLLCQDKSYQTRSEAIRDLIRNVLVQKEWEQTDREIAGVLSLVYDHHQSDLAQRLTEIQHETHDLILSALHVHLDHHNCLEVLILRGPGEQIQKLSQKLISTKGVKHGKLTLTTTGQDIV; translated from the coding sequence ATGGGCAAGACCATCCGTTTCGGCGTGTCGCTCAACTCCGAACTGTTGGAGAAGTTCGACCTGCTGTGCCAGGACAAAAGCTACCAAACCCGCTCCGAGGCCATCCGCGACCTCATCCGCAACGTCCTGGTGCAAAAGGAATGGGAGCAGACCGACCGGGAGATCGCGGGCGTGTTGTCGCTGGTGTACGACCACCATCAAAGCGACCTGGCCCAGCGCCTCACGGAGATCCAGCACGAGACCCACGACCTGATCCTCTCGGCCCTGCACGTGCATCTGGACCATCACAACTGCCTGGAGGTGCTCATCCTGCGCGGCCCCGGGGAGCAGATCCAGAAACTGTCGCAAAAACTCATCTCCACCAAGGGCGTCAAGCACGGCAAGCTGACCCTGACCACCACCGGCCAGGATATCGTCTAG
- a CDS encoding tetratricopeptide repeat protein — protein MRLFPASRRRGRYVLGALLLAYLASFSAIPAQAGLEEGKRAYREGDYSTAFREFLPLAEAGDVTVQNQVAAMYYAGQGVPQDQGKAVEWFRRAADRGSLDAQYLLGKLYYYGQGAPQNFDEAAKWLQEAALFGKPQAQALLAELFFSGQGVAKNDMKAFFWAELAVRAGNIPEEDQKYAQAVRDRIFAVMEPSQVESVGQMIAKWEPKRKRPGGKFQAQGATQ, from the coding sequence ATGAGGCTTTTCCCCGCATCCCGCAGGCGCGGCCGATACGTTCTCGGCGCGCTCCTTTTGGCGTATCTTGCCTCGTTTTCGGCCATCCCGGCCCAGGCCGGGCTGGAAGAGGGCAAGCGGGCCTACCGCGAGGGCGACTATTCCACGGCGTTTCGGGAGTTTTTGCCCCTGGCCGAGGCCGGGGACGTCACCGTGCAAAATCAGGTGGCGGCCATGTACTATGCCGGGCAGGGCGTGCCCCAGGACCAGGGCAAGGCTGTCGAGTGGTTCCGCCGGGCGGCGGATCGCGGCTCCCTCGACGCCCAATACCTGCTGGGAAAGCTGTATTATTACGGCCAGGGCGCGCCTCAGAATTTCGACGAGGCGGCCAAGTGGCTCCAGGAGGCGGCGCTTTTCGGCAAGCCCCAGGCCCAGGCCCTTTTGGCCGAACTGTTTTTTTCCGGCCAGGGCGTGGCCAAAAACGACATGAAGGCCTTTTTTTGGGCCGAATTGGCTGTGCGGGCCGGGAACATCCCCGAGGAAGACCAGAAATACGCCCAGGCCGTGCGTGACCGGATATTTGCCGTGATGGAGCCGTCCCAGGTGGAGAGCGTGGGCCAGATGATCGCCAAGTGGGAACCCAAACGCAAACGCCCGGGGGGGAAATTCCAGGCTCAGGGCGCGACGCAATGA
- a CDS encoding class I SAM-dependent methyltransferase has product MKNALDAFPPQIPAGFAPVFDGPPPAWAGEVLEIRLNGRVFRLAREEDMEALWARVGDEDFGEDERMPYWAELWPASLLLCQWLFARRADICGKLCLELGCGLGLSAMAGAAAGARVAAMDYEWRAVAQARKNAARNLLDVPFFTRMDWRAPAFRPGTFPFLWGSDILYETRFHAPLAPLFPTLLAPGGRIWLAEPERKVSEPVWAGFAAAGFQVTRLFSAKVPFQHYQTTVNLWELTR; this is encoded by the coding sequence ATGAAAAACGCACTCGACGCCTTCCCGCCGCAGATCCCTGCGGGGTTCGCCCCCGTGTTCGACGGCCCCCCGCCCGCCTGGGCCGGGGAGGTGTTGGAGATCCGGCTGAACGGGAGGGTCTTTCGCCTGGCCCGGGAAGAGGACATGGAAGCCCTGTGGGCCAGGGTTGGAGACGAGGATTTCGGCGAGGACGAGCGCATGCCCTATTGGGCCGAGCTGTGGCCCGCCAGCCTGCTTCTGTGCCAATGGCTTTTTGCCAGACGTGCGGACATTTGCGGAAAGTTGTGCCTGGAGCTGGGCTGCGGCCTGGGGCTTTCGGCCATGGCCGGTGCGGCGGCCGGGGCCCGGGTGGCGGCCATGGACTACGAGTGGCGGGCCGTGGCCCAGGCAAGGAAAAACGCCGCCCGCAATCTTTTGGACGTACCGTTTTTCACGCGCATGGACTGGCGCGCCCCGGCCTTTCGTCCCGGCACGTTTCCCTTTTTGTGGGGCAGCGACATCCTGTACGAAACCCGGTTTCACGCCCCCCTGGCCCCGCTTTTTCCCACGCTTCTGGCCCCGGGAGGCCGCATCTGGCTGGCCGAGCCCGAGCGCAAGGTGTCCGAGCCGGTGTGGGCCGGATTTGCAGCGGCGGGTTTCCAGGTCACGCGCCTGTTTTCGGCCAAGGTGCCGTTTCAGCATTACCAGACCACCGTCAACCTGTGGGAGCTGACCCGTTAG
- a CDS encoding Lcl C-terminal domain-containing protein — protein sequence MSCSCGHAPCSRPWRILVLFTALFHLTLSGPARAWTLPATGISSCYNDTVAIPCPQPGEEYYGQDGNYRKGAGLSYHNNGDGTVTDQNTGLMWQQPMETTYRTLAEAQAYCGSLVLGGHEDWRLSTLAETLTLVDAAKARPAVDTAAFPNSVSAPWWTATPTAFVSGNQWRAMMCVGYSWYAAPEGSLRVRCVRGGTVPAAAITDNGDGTLTDAANALVWEQSASAAGMTWKQALASCEARTTAGRTDWRLPNIRELQSIADYSRGAPAMDPLFTEPSYGASYWSGSTYAEDVGYAWYWVGYSGQTHMKLKTDSSVFVRCVRDLGETPPVNTSPVMLLLQDGQGEAAR from the coding sequence ATGTCGTGCTCGTGCGGCCATGCGCCATGCTCCCGGCCATGGCGGATTTTGGTGTTGTTCACGGCCCTTTTCCACCTGACGTTGTCCGGACCCGCCCGGGCCTGGACGTTGCCCGCCACCGGGATTTCCTCCTGCTACAACGACACTGTAGCCATACCCTGCCCGCAACCCGGGGAGGAGTACTACGGGCAGGACGGAAACTACCGGAAGGGGGCCGGGCTATCCTATCACAATAACGGCGACGGCACGGTTACGGACCAGAACACCGGGCTTATGTGGCAGCAGCCCATGGAGACGACCTATCGGACCCTGGCCGAGGCCCAGGCGTACTGCGGGTCGCTTGTCCTGGGCGGCCATGAGGACTGGCGGCTGTCCACCCTGGCCGAGACCCTGACCCTGGTGGACGCAGCCAAGGCCAGGCCGGCCGTGGACACCGCCGCGTTTCCCAATTCCGTGTCCGCTCCCTGGTGGACCGCCACGCCGACGGCATTCGTGTCGGGCAATCAGTGGCGGGCCATGATGTGCGTGGGCTATTCGTGGTATGCGGCGCCCGAGGGCTCGCTACGGGTCCGGTGCGTCCGGGGCGGGACCGTGCCTGCGGCGGCGATCACGGACAACGGCGACGGCACGCTCACCGACGCGGCCAACGCCCTGGTCTGGGAGCAGTCGGCAAGCGCGGCGGGCATGACCTGGAAGCAGGCCCTGGCCTCTTGCGAGGCCCGGACCACGGCGGGCCGTACCGACTGGCGGCTGCCCAACATCCGGGAATTGCAGTCCATCGCGGACTATTCCCGGGGCGCTCCGGCCATGGATCCGCTTTTTACGGAACCCAGCTACGGCGCTTCCTACTGGTCAGGATCGACGTATGCCGAGGATGTGGGCTACGCATGGTATTGGGTCGGATATAGCGGCCAGACGCATATGAAGCTGAAAACGGACTCCAGCGTGTTCGTACGCTGCGTGCGCGACCTGGGAGAGACGCCGCCCGTGAATACGAGCCCGGTTATGCTGCTGTTGCAGGACGGGCAGGGGGAGGCGGCCAGATAG
- a CDS encoding lysylphosphatidylglycerol synthase transmembrane domain-containing protein: protein MLVKKTVSFTLRFGLVAACLVYAFWGIDFALLWQALSGYALWPLFFTGAFSFLSYGAMALRFNFLTGYSAGVWLCTKAFFLGMAINNIIPAKLGELAKAFYLRRAGGFSLSKGVTMVFWERFFDLNALLAMGLVVAAHFKVNLAFVPLAAVVGGIWAALFMVRAFPNLVGRIIDLMPSARLSAFLADIKLQILHGVTPGYLVVLGLYTALCWLLYAAVTYFFLLWAAQLPLTAGQAMAVFVLSALGMAMPSSPGAFGVFEAAVVFALGLFGVDKEQALAAGVVLHMLQYIPVTLLGVLVLARSGLSIRKIRESDEGLEEESGA, encoded by the coding sequence ATGCTCGTAAAAAAAACCGTCAGTTTCACCCTGCGCTTCGGGCTGGTGGCGGCCTGTCTGGTCTACGCCTTCTGGGGGATCGACTTCGCCCTCCTGTGGCAGGCCTTGTCCGGCTACGCGTTGTGGCCGCTGTTTTTCACCGGGGCCTTTTCGTTTTTGAGCTATGGGGCCATGGCCCTGCGCTTCAACTTCCTCACCGGCTATTCGGCCGGGGTGTGGCTGTGCACCAAGGCCTTTTTCCTGGGCATGGCCATCAACAACATCATCCCGGCCAAGCTCGGGGAGTTGGCCAAGGCCTTTTACCTGCGCCGGGCGGGCGGCTTTTCCCTGTCCAAGGGCGTGACCATGGTCTTTTGGGAGCGCTTTTTCGATCTCAACGCCCTGTTGGCCATGGGCCTTGTGGTGGCGGCCCATTTCAAGGTCAACCTGGCCTTCGTGCCCCTGGCCGCCGTGGTGGGCGGCATCTGGGCGGCGCTGTTCATGGTCCGGGCCTTCCCGAACCTGGTGGGCCGGATCATCGACCTCATGCCCTCGGCCCGGTTGTCGGCCTTTTTGGCGGACATCAAGCTGCAGATCCTGCACGGGGTGACCCCGGGCTATTTGGTCGTGCTCGGGCTGTACACGGCCCTGTGCTGGCTGCTCTATGCGGCCGTCACCTATTTTTTCCTGTTGTGGGCGGCCCAATTGCCCCTGACGGCCGGGCAGGCCATGGCGGTCTTCGTCCTGTCGGCCCTGGGCATGGCCATGCCGTCCTCGCCCGGGGCCTTCGGGGTCTTCGAGGCGGCGGTGGTCTTCGCCCTGGGACTTTTCGGCGTGGACAAGGAGCAGGCCCTGGCCGCCGGTGTGGTGCTGCACATGCTGCAATACATCCCGGTGACGCTTCTGGGCGTGCTGGTTTTGGCCCGAAGCGGCTTAAGCATCAGAAAGATTCGTGAAAGCGACGAAGGGCTTGAGGAGGAATCCGGCGCATGA
- a CDS encoding RidA family protein, which yields MAEKKIVVADKAPKAIGPYSLGVWAGELLFVSGQTPTDPVTGGIVDGGVVEQAHQSLKNVQAVLEAAGLGLEHVVKSTLFIKDMNEFARINEVYASYFTPPYPARSCVEVARLPKDVLVELEVVARKP from the coding sequence ATGGCTGAGAAAAAGATCGTGGTTGCGGACAAGGCCCCCAAGGCCATCGGCCCCTATTCCCTGGGGGTGTGGGCCGGGGAACTGTTGTTCGTGTCCGGACAGACCCCCACGGACCCCGTAACGGGCGGCATCGTGGACGGCGGCGTGGTGGAGCAGGCCCACCAGAGCCTTAAAAACGTGCAGGCCGTGCTTGAGGCCGCCGGACTCGGACTTGAACATGTGGTCAAGTCCACGCTTTTCATCAAGGACATGAACGAGTTCGCCCGCATCAACGAGGTCTATGCCTCGTATTTCACCCCGCCCTATCCGGCCCGTTCCTGCGTGGAGGTGGCCCGGCTGCCCAAGGACGTGCTGGTGGAGCTGGAAGTGGTGGCCAGGAAGCCGTAG
- a CDS encoding Lcl C-terminal domain-containing protein, which yields MRIHAAFLAVLWFLASVSQTSAWSVPGTGIAACYDATAEIPCPSSGEAFYGQNGNFPGTPHTYAQTADTVTDQVTGLIWQKTPDGVARTHAAAVAYCADLDLGGQTDWRLPAQRELITIIDYSLNKPAFAAPLVGSTGQYWSGATYLGYADAYWDVHFGYGVSQFYGAAEGFYTRCVRGGGLAGPSYTVNGEVVSDAATGRMWERTGSASAMNWQAALAYCQSRTTGGYSDWRLPDVMELRTLADYALYDPALNVAALVSAGFDTWTSSTVDTYPGVAWHVNFQSGFSAGEDKTAALYARCVRLPSAPGAQQAASLLLLLQEE from the coding sequence ATGCGGATACACGCGGCTTTCCTTGCGGTGCTGTGGTTCCTGGCGTCGGTCTCCCAGACGTCGGCCTGGTCCGTTCCGGGCACGGGCATCGCGGCCTGTTATGACGCCACGGCGGAAATTCCCTGCCCTTCGTCCGGAGAGGCCTTCTACGGACAGAACGGGAATTTCCCCGGCACGCCCCACACCTACGCCCAGACCGCCGACACCGTGACGGATCAGGTCACCGGGCTTATCTGGCAGAAGACGCCGGACGGCGTGGCCCGGACCCATGCCGCCGCCGTCGCCTACTGCGCGGACCTGGATCTGGGCGGCCAGACCGACTGGCGTCTGCCCGCCCAGCGCGAACTGATCACCATCATCGACTACAGCCTGAACAAGCCCGCCTTCGCCGCGCCGCTTGTGGGCTCGACAGGGCAGTATTGGTCGGGCGCCACCTACCTGGGCTATGCCGACGCATACTGGGACGTGCATTTCGGGTACGGCGTTTCCCAGTTCTACGGCGCGGCCGAGGGGTTCTACACCCGATGCGTACGGGGAGGGGGGCTGGCCGGGCCGTCCTACACGGTAAACGGGGAGGTCGTTTCCGACGCGGCCACAGGCCGGATGTGGGAGCGCACGGGCAGCGCCTCGGCCATGAACTGGCAGGCCGCCCTGGCCTACTGCCAGTCCAGGACCACGGGCGGGTATTCGGATTGGAGGCTGCCGGACGTCATGGAGTTGCGGACCCTGGCGGACTACGCCCTGTACGATCCGGCCCTGAACGTTGCGGCCCTGGTGAGCGCCGGATTCGACACCTGGACGTCCTCCACCGTGGACACGTATCCGGGGGTGGCCTGGCACGTGAACTTCCAAAGCGGCTTTTCCGCCGGGGAGGACAAGACCGCGGCCCTGTACGCGCGGTGCGTGCGCCTGCCGTCTGCGCCCGGGGCGCAGCAGGCCGCCTCGCTCCTGCTCCTCTTGCAGGAGGAGTGA
- the thiD gene encoding bifunctional hydroxymethylpyrimidine kinase/phosphomethylpyrimidine kinase: protein MNRIQPTLSPPCVLTVAGSDSGGGAGIQADLKTFMMQGAYGLSVITALTAQNTTAVTGIHAPPPEFAAAQLDAVLSDFPIRAAKTGMLFCAPIIEAVAERLAGAGFPLVVDPVCVSQSGARLLEPEAVSALRECMIPLAALVTPNLPEALELTGIAVCDRESARQAARRILDMRGMGRKGPDAVLLKGGHGAQNDGMVTDLLVFSSGREVEISRPHVATKNTHGTGCTLSAAIAAQLALGADLETAVAKARDYLHLCLRAAYDLGAGTGPPHHLAPYLRTRVRLFVLDELRQAARRLLAMPGLASLVPEVSMNLALAAPWPAAVGDVAAFAGRITRGRDGSVYIPAGPAFGASSHMAKVVLAAAAVVPDVACAVNVRYNARTLAALSRAGLAAAWFNRADEPREIKEREGSSLEWGTHAALSAHPDPGAVDAVCDPGEAGKEPMIRILGRDAADVLAKLELLLAAL from the coding sequence ATGAACCGCATCCAACCCACGTTGTCCCCTCCCTGCGTCCTGACCGTGGCCGGTTCCGACTCCGGCGGCGGGGCGGGCATCCAGGCAGACCTCAAGACCTTCATGATGCAGGGGGCCTACGGCCTTTCGGTCATAACCGCCCTGACGGCCCAGAACACCACCGCGGTCACCGGCATCCACGCCCCGCCGCCGGAGTTCGCGGCCGCCCAGCTTGATGCCGTCTTGTCCGATTTTCCCATCCGGGCGGCCAAGACCGGCATGCTTTTTTGCGCGCCCATCATTGAGGCCGTGGCCGAGCGATTGGCCGGGGCGGGCTTCCCCCTGGTGGTCGATCCCGTGTGCGTCAGCCAGTCCGGGGCCAGGCTGCTTGAGCCCGAGGCCGTAAGCGCCCTGCGGGAATGCATGATCCCCCTGGCCGCCCTGGTCACCCCCAATCTGCCCGAGGCCCTGGAATTGACCGGGATCGCGGTGTGCGACCGGGAATCGGCCCGGCAGGCCGCCCGGCGCATCCTGGACATGCGTGGTATGGGCCGCAAGGGGCCGGACGCGGTGCTGCTCAAGGGCGGCCACGGCGCACAAAATGACGGCATGGTCACGGACCTGCTGGTTTTTTCAAGCGGCCGCGAGGTGGAGATCTCCCGGCCGCATGTGGCCACGAAAAACACCCACGGCACGGGCTGCACCCTCTCGGCGGCCATCGCCGCGCAACTGGCCCTGGGGGCGGACCTGGAGACGGCCGTGGCCAAGGCCAGGGACTATCTGCATCTGTGCCTGCGGGCGGCCTACGATCTGGGGGCCGGAACCGGGCCGCCGCATCATCTGGCCCCGTATCTGCGCACCCGGGTCAGACTGTTCGTCCTGGACGAGCTGCGCCAGGCGGCGCGGCGGCTTTTGGCCATGCCGGGCCTGGCGTCGCTTGTGCCCGAGGTGTCCATGAACCTGGCCCTGGCCGCGCCCTGGCCTGCGGCTGTGGGCGATGTGGCGGCCTTTGCCGGGCGCATCACCCGGGGCCGCGACGGCTCGGTCTACATCCCGGCCGGCCCGGCCTTCGGGGCCTCCTCGCATATGGCCAAGGTGGTTTTGGCGGCGGCGGCGGTGGTCCCGGACGTGGCCTGCGCGGTCAACGTCCGTTACAATGCCCGCACCCTGGCGGCCCTGTCCCGGGCCGGGCTTGCGGCGGCCTGGTTCAACCGGGCCGATGAACCCCGGGAGATCAAGGAGCGCGAGGGGAGCAGCCTGGAATGGGGTACCCACGCGGCCCTTTCGGCCCATCCCGACCCGGGGGCCGTGGACGCGGTGTGCGACCCGGGCGAGGCGGGCAAGGAGCCCATGATCCGGATTTTAGGCCGTGATGCGGCGGACGTCCTGGCCAAGCTGGAGTTGCTCCTGGCGGCGCTGTAG
- the folE2 gene encoding GTP cyclohydrolase FolE2, whose protein sequence is MQDVQSGPAEVPIPLDRVGIRGIKLPLLVRDRERGRQHTVASVELSVDLPADFKGTHMSRFVEALESWAGVLDYGAFKVLLLDLARRLEAGNAHLTFRFPYFAKKAAPVSGAAGLLDYECMVSGELSGGAFTLTLGVDVPVMTVCPCSLAISDQGAHSQRAVVRIRCRGRGFVWLEELIEIAEGAASSPVHALLKREDEKFVTEAAFAKPAFVEDVTRAVANALSGHPRVAWFSVEVESHESIHNHNAFAGIEGRKEPPSPA, encoded by the coding sequence ATGCAAGACGTGCAAAGCGGGCCCGCCGAGGTGCCCATCCCCCTGGACAGGGTGGGGATCCGGGGCATCAAGCTTCCTCTGCTGGTCCGGGACCGGGAGCGCGGGCGGCAGCACACGGTGGCCAGCGTGGAGCTTTCCGTGGATCTGCCCGCCGATTTCAAGGGCACCCACATGAGCCGCTTTGTGGAGGCCCTGGAAAGCTGGGCCGGGGTTCTGGATTATGGGGCCTTCAAGGTGCTTCTTCTGGATCTGGCCCGCCGTCTGGAGGCCGGGAACGCCCATCTGACCTTCCGATTCCCCTATTTCGCCAAAAAGGCCGCTCCGGTGAGCGGGGCTGCGGGACTGCTCGATTACGAGTGCATGGTGTCGGGCGAGCTTTCGGGCGGGGCCTTCACCCTGACCCTTGGGGTGGACGTGCCGGTGATGACCGTGTGTCCGTGCTCCCTGGCCATTTCCGACCAGGGGGCGCACAGCCAGCGGGCCGTGGTGCGCATCCGCTGCCGGGGGCGGGGATTCGTGTGGCTGGAGGAGCTTATCGAGATCGCCGAGGGCGCGGCGTCCTCTCCGGTGCACGCCCTGCTCAAACGCGAGGATGAGAAGTTCGTCACCGAGGCGGCCTTCGCCAAACCGGCCTTTGTGGAAGACGTGACCCGGGCCGTAGCCAACGCCCTGTCGGGGCATCCGCGCGTGGCCTGGTTTTCCGTGGAGGTGGAGAGTCATGAATCCATCCACAATCACAACGCCTTCGCCGGAATCGAAGGCCGCAAAGAGCCGCCGTCCCCAGCATGA